A genomic segment from Maniola hyperantus chromosome 4, iAphHyp1.2, whole genome shotgun sequence encodes:
- the Sclp gene encoding leucine-rich repeat-containing protein 20 isoform X2, producing the protein MALAVTRVILRCENAQETQELDLSECQLMQVPDAVYHLMRHTELKSCDLSGNVITKIPPKFTVKFSLITDLNLSNNQMAKLPDEISTLACLQRLDISHNTFVALPHIACQCPSLHTLLAHHNQIIEVDVDRLARSRALEYVDLSDNPIPPRTHEELKQITRPSISVSDREKEDWEEDMLI; encoded by the exons ATGGCTTTGGCTGTTACGCGTGTGATATTAAGATGTGAAAACGCTCAGGAAACTCAAGAGTTAG atcTGTCAGAGTGTCAACTAATGCAAGTTCCTGATGCAGTGTACCACCTCATGCGGCACACAGAGCTCAAGAGCTGTGATCTGAGCGGAAATGTGATCACAAAGATTCCACCAAAGTTCACTGTTAAGTTTAGTTTAATTACAG ACCTAAATCTGTCAAACAATCAAATGGCGAAGCTGCCAGATGAGATAAGCACACTAGCATGCCTTCAGCGGCTGGACATTTCGCACAACACATTTGTGGCCCTCCCGCACATTGCCTGCCAGTGCCCGAGTTTACACACTCTGCTGGCACACCACAATCAAATCATTG AAGTTGATGTGGACAGATTAGCAAGATCTCGAGCGCTTGAATACGTAGATTTAAGTGACAACCCAATTCCTCCGCGAACACATGAAGAACTAAAGCAGATAACGCGACCTTCAATATCTGTTTCTGATAGAGAAAAAGAAGATTGGGAAGAGGATATGTTAATATAG